A stretch of the Bacteroidia bacterium genome encodes the following:
- a CDS encoding amidohydrolase, with protein sequence MLKLGIIQSELHWEQKTRNLEMFTDKIREMHAADVYVLPEMFSTGFSMNSSALAEGMNGPTVQWMRTMSAEKNAVITGSTIICEEDTFYNRLIWMQPDGTCTTYDKRHLFRMGNEQNHYSPGASKVILEYKGWRIMPLVCYDLRFPVWCRQPSGEKPCDLQLFVANWPERRSFPWQALLTARAIENQCFVAGVNRVGADGNGIEHSGNSAVLDFKGQKLSSLMPGKEGSEIITLSLETLNEFRAGFPAGMDADRYTLD encoded by the coding sequence ATAAAATCCGTGAGATGCATGCGGCCGATGTGTATGTATTGCCGGAAATGTTCAGTACGGGATTCTCCATGAACTCCTCAGCACTGGCAGAGGGAATGAACGGCCCAACCGTTCAATGGATGCGCACTATGTCTGCAGAAAAGAATGCAGTGATCACAGGCAGTACAATCATTTGTGAAGAGGACACTTTTTACAACCGGTTGATATGGATGCAGCCTGACGGCACTTGTACCACCTACGACAAACGTCACCTGTTCCGAATGGGTAACGAACAAAATCACTATTCACCCGGCGCCAGTAAAGTCATATTAGAATACAAAGGCTGGAGAATTATGCCGCTGGTGTGCTATGATCTTCGCTTCCCTGTATGGTGCCGGCAGCCCTCTGGAGAAAAACCCTGCGACCTTCAGCTTTTTGTGGCAAACTGGCCCGAACGTCGTTCCTTTCCGTGGCAGGCTTTGCTAACAGCCAGAGCCATCGAAAATCAGTGCTTTGTAGCGGGGGTGAATCGAGTGGGAGCTGATGGCAACGGAATTGAACATTCCGGCAACAGCGCAGTACTGGACTTCAAAGGACAAAAACTCAGTTCACTTATGCCGGGAAAAGAAGGGTCAGAAATTATTACCCTCTCATTGGAAACCCTGAATGAATTCCGTGCCGGATTTCCTGCCGGAATGGATGCAGACCGGTATACACTGGATTAA